A genome region from Nocardia sp. NBC_00565 includes the following:
- a CDS encoding esterase/lipase family protein translates to MNRLPIIYIRGYAGATSGIDTQVDDPFYGFNEGATHIRVGGGDGDPIFYQFEGPMLRLMIDEDYKLIVQGDQHAYLDNAKDDDLDAASIWVYRFYDQAATTFAAPRHQNAWQRVQRHFRAGGFDIEEAAEGLYDLIELVLRKTKPPGGVAESKKVILVAHSMGGLVARCMMQKVCRTPDARSGPDHVKLRRPANELVDKFFTYGTPHGGIVFQGNVLNWFEEVVGPAGSDIFAPEKMYGYLTPQAKFGDTSPPGWDPRAIPNGVLNLDDVFCLVGTDPKDYGPSKVVVGPKSDGLVRIENAYVRGAHRAFVYKSHSGRYGEVNSEEGYQNLRRFLFAKWKVRIDFTGLPTYPVNMDELPTTEQWPTWQADVRLSVRGLPVVISEQRADQYCPIQLNEELNRNGANNLDTPDRPVPLLTTFLFDPADLHSPQDEKSAAQHDGRARYTITLRVKKLKERAHGFDFMDHIEQFFDWMDSLIVDVGPQNSGTGLQAWMAWKSNIAGEIDSFNPITAGLSNENDHHPVQPTYTNDGKWKCSFALPEAARKLQIFGDSAALDITITDRSVGRVEESARLNVVAPA, encoded by the coding sequence ATGAACCGTCTTCCCATCATCTATATCCGCGGGTACGCCGGTGCCACGAGTGGCATTGACACCCAAGTTGATGACCCCTTCTACGGATTCAACGAAGGCGCTACCCATATTCGAGTCGGAGGGGGCGATGGAGACCCGATCTTCTATCAGTTCGAGGGCCCGATGCTTCGGCTGATGATCGACGAGGACTACAAATTAATCGTCCAAGGTGATCAACACGCTTACCTCGATAACGCCAAGGACGACGACCTCGACGCTGCATCGATCTGGGTGTACCGGTTTTACGACCAGGCTGCGACAACCTTCGCCGCCCCACGGCACCAAAATGCCTGGCAGCGAGTTCAGCGGCATTTCCGCGCCGGTGGCTTCGATATCGAAGAGGCTGCCGAAGGACTCTATGATTTGATTGAGCTCGTCTTACGCAAGACTAAACCGCCCGGAGGAGTGGCAGAGTCTAAGAAGGTGATTTTGGTTGCGCATTCCATGGGCGGATTGGTCGCTCGTTGCATGATGCAAAAGGTCTGCCGGACACCCGATGCGAGAAGCGGTCCTGACCACGTTAAGTTGCGACGGCCAGCGAATGAGCTAGTCGACAAATTCTTCACCTACGGGACGCCACACGGCGGCATCGTCTTTCAGGGCAACGTATTGAACTGGTTCGAGGAAGTGGTCGGTCCAGCAGGTTCGGACATTTTCGCTCCGGAGAAGATGTACGGGTATCTAACTCCTCAAGCTAAATTCGGTGATACGTCGCCACCAGGATGGGATCCACGGGCAATTCCAAACGGCGTCCTCAATTTGGATGATGTTTTCTGTCTCGTCGGTACAGACCCAAAAGACTATGGTCCTTCCAAAGTGGTTGTCGGACCCAAAAGCGACGGGCTCGTACGCATTGAAAATGCCTATGTTCGAGGGGCGCACCGTGCGTTTGTGTATAAGTCACACTCCGGCCGATACGGCGAGGTGAACTCCGAGGAGGGCTACCAGAATTTGCGACGCTTCCTCTTCGCAAAGTGGAAGGTTCGAATCGACTTCACGGGGTTACCGACATATCCAGTCAACATGGATGAACTACCTACGACGGAGCAATGGCCCACCTGGCAAGCCGACGTGCGGCTATCCGTCCGAGGCCTTCCGGTGGTCATCAGCGAGCAACGAGCAGACCAGTACTGCCCCATCCAACTAAATGAAGAGTTGAACCGAAACGGAGCCAACAACCTCGACACCCCCGACCGCCCAGTGCCGCTACTCACGACCTTTCTGTTCGATCCCGCCGACCTACATTCCCCCCAAGACGAGAAATCCGCAGCGCAGCACGACGGGAGAGCCAGATACACCATCACTCTGCGCGTAAAAAAGCTGAAAGAGCGCGCACACGGTTTCGACTTCATGGACCACATCGAGCAATTCTTCGACTGGATGGACTCATTGATCGTTGACGTCGGCCCACAGAATTCCGGAACTGGATTGCAGGCGTGGATGGCATGGAAGAGCAACATTGCCGGCGAGATCGACAGTTTCAACCCCATTACAGCTGGCCTGAGTAACGAAAACGACCACCACCCAGTCCAGCCTACCTACACCAATGACGGGAAATGGAAATGTAGCTTCGCACTACCGGAGGCTGCACGGAAGCTGCAGATCTTCGGTGATTCGGCAGCGCTCGACATAACGATCACGGACCGCAGCGTTGGTCGAGTCGAGGAAAGCGCAAGGCTGAATGTCGTAGCACCGGCTTGA
- a CDS encoding regulator, translating to MTESSVRRIKKAIAQLPVPDPWDRRRFVEGVAEMRGRPITLLPVGMRGGLASPCGLWLVREHDDVIIYEDATSEYHMDQIVCHEIGHMVLGHDRAQSSDTGVTSDPMFRSVFPDIDPLTVRTVLGRSDYGNALEREAEMFATMVMVSGGRGQRDQNFRNVLFKRQ from the coding sequence ATGACGGAGAGCTCTGTCAGACGGATCAAGAAGGCGATTGCCCAGCTTCCGGTTCCGGACCCGTGGGACCGCAGGCGATTTGTGGAGGGTGTGGCTGAGATGCGTGGCCGTCCGATCACCTTGTTGCCGGTGGGTATGCGCGGTGGGCTCGCGAGTCCGTGTGGCCTATGGCTTGTCCGTGAGCACGATGATGTGATCATTTACGAGGATGCGACCTCGGAGTATCACATGGACCAAATAGTGTGCCACGAGATCGGCCATATGGTGCTCGGACATGATCGCGCGCAGTCATCCGACACCGGAGTCACGTCCGATCCGATGTTCCGGTCGGTGTTTCCCGATATCGATCCGTTGACGGTACGGACCGTGCTCGGCCGCTCGGATTATGGGAACGCGCTGGAACGCGAGGCGGAGATGTTCGCCACGATGGTCATGGTCTCCGGAGGACGCGGGCAGCGCGACCAGAACTTCCGCAACGTTCTGTTCAAGCGGCAGTGA
- a CDS encoding MAB_1171c family putative transporter, translating into MTSSISAVIAWPLIGAMLLVVAARWRWFNGTSAERYLNATLTIIVTTQLLREHIVERFIADWSPLTETAVQQVSLCTIVASIAPFLCVISLLSGRDPKVVRRQQFLFYLVAGVLALGILAAGTRARRGEQPLEISGGWDGVLAWVAFSVLPLFLAFEMVRRCAAEYRQSGVTAGEKLVLVGIAVAGATIGVTTMIAAVLAVLQELHLVDSVEYRLATHSRNFFWIATTIGAVSAAPLVKELAGYLGYDSTSKRWRRLQPMWQSMVSMFPDSRLPLDSSESGRRVSKVQLHRTTVEIRDAILRLRPHCRAVDPSQLASFVASERVPGRERESAELALQLAAAAQDRSGTANPPGDAAGMTAPSPSASLDDEVGELLPLAKWWVAACRFVATRHSSDFESSSE; encoded by the coding sequence GTGACGTCCTCGATATCCGCGGTTATCGCGTGGCCGCTCATCGGCGCGATGCTGCTGGTGGTGGCGGCGCGGTGGCGATGGTTCAACGGCACCTCGGCCGAGCGCTACCTCAATGCCACGCTTACGATCATCGTCACCACTCAACTGTTGCGGGAGCACATAGTTGAGCGTTTCATCGCTGACTGGTCGCCGCTGACCGAAACGGCCGTCCAGCAGGTGTCGCTGTGCACCATCGTTGCTTCGATCGCTCCGTTCCTTTGCGTGATCAGTCTGCTGTCTGGAAGAGATCCGAAAGTCGTTCGGCGGCAGCAGTTCTTGTTCTATCTTGTCGCGGGTGTGCTCGCGCTCGGGATACTCGCCGCGGGGACGCGGGCGCGACGTGGTGAACAGCCGCTGGAGATCTCCGGTGGCTGGGATGGTGTGCTGGCTTGGGTAGCGTTCTCAGTTCTGCCGCTGTTCTTGGCGTTCGAGATGGTCCGCCGATGTGCGGCCGAGTACCGACAGTCCGGGGTGACCGCCGGTGAAAAGCTGGTTCTGGTCGGGATTGCTGTCGCGGGCGCGACCATTGGAGTGACGACGATGATCGCGGCTGTCCTTGCCGTGCTGCAGGAACTGCATCTTGTCGACTCGGTCGAGTATCGGTTGGCCACGCACTCGCGCAACTTCTTCTGGATCGCCACGACGATCGGGGCCGTATCCGCCGCTCCGTTGGTGAAAGAATTAGCCGGGTATCTCGGCTACGACTCGACAAGCAAGCGGTGGCGGCGACTGCAACCAATGTGGCAGTCGATGGTGTCGATGTTTCCGGACAGCCGACTTCCGCTCGACTCGAGTGAATCCGGACGCCGGGTCAGCAAGGTGCAGTTGCATCGCACGACTGTCGAGATCCGTGACGCCATTCTGCGGCTGCGCCCACACTGTCGTGCGGTCGACCCATCCCAGTTAGCCAGCTTTGTTGCCAGCGAACGTGTGCCAGGTCGAGAGCGGGAATCGGCCGAGTTGGCGCTGCAACTCGCCGCCGCGGCACAAGACAGGTCGGGTACGGCAAACCCGCCCGGTGATGCCGCCGGGATGACGGCCCCGTCGCCGTCTGCCAGTCTGGACGACGAGGTCGGGGAACTTCTCCCGCTGGCCAAGTGGTGGGTGGCGGCCTGTCGGTTCGTCGCGACCCGGCACAGTTCAGACTTCGAATCCAGTTCCGAATAA
- a CDS encoding XRE family transcriptional regulator has product MDDESMLAETNSVPTESAKRINRLFELMRDPAMPLLSNALAVEAISKSSKTSFSPVDLWQLRNAPKNNPQCVQAIAQFCAVPAPYLLDSGADKAIDSQLSLSEAMNDADVRNLATRARAVTPEMLESVDRARESEDLPAVDPKKQQRGPRDSDPSRDES; this is encoded by the coding sequence GTGGACGACGAGTCGATGCTCGCCGAGACCAATAGTGTCCCAACCGAATCTGCCAAGAGGATCAACCGCTTGTTCGAGTTGATGCGCGATCCTGCTATGCCGCTGCTATCCAATGCTCTTGCGGTGGAGGCAATCTCGAAGTCTTCGAAAACATCGTTCAGTCCGGTTGATCTCTGGCAGCTGCGGAACGCTCCGAAGAACAACCCACAGTGTGTACAGGCGATTGCTCAGTTCTGTGCCGTCCCAGCCCCATATCTACTCGACAGCGGGGCGGACAAGGCAATCGACTCGCAGTTGAGTTTGTCAGAGGCCATGAATGACGCCGATGTGCGAAACCTGGCGACGCGCGCGCGAGCCGTGACTCCCGAGATGCTCGAGAGTGTCGACCGTGCGCGCGAGTCGGAGGATTTGCCTGCGGTGGATCCGAAGAAGCAGCAGCGCGGACCCCGGGACAGCGACCCGTCGCGGGACGAATCATGA
- a CDS encoding fatty acid desaturase — protein sequence MLVATVNLYQSEGQSPTLRCRCGSVTRWSARFDLSKRRQRGSYNTPSHTRESLAAKSGDETWTAATARWTAWLTAAGVAAAVGHLGHFVLFWAAPLIVVRPIVTWLTDLGNHAGLIHNSDPLNQTRGWTSHALTRHLLGGHNDDMFHPLHHWFPNLAWRDLPAAAEILRAEFDRWPEVPWCSGFFFRRRATPEVPSVLDDIVERLRHRSRTGNALP from the coding sequence GTGCTGGTAGCAACTGTCAATCTCTACCAATCAGAAGGGCAATCTCCAACTCTGAGGTGTCGATGCGGGAGTGTCACTCGTTGGTCGGCGCGTTTCGACCTGAGCAAGCGGCGACAGCGGGGGAGCTACAATACGCCTTCCCATACTCGGGAATCGCTCGCAGCCAAATCCGGCGACGAGACCTGGACAGCGGCCACCGCGCGGTGGACGGCCTGGCTCACCGCCGCCGGTGTCGCCGCCGCGGTCGGGCATCTGGGGCACTTCGTGCTGTTCTGGGCGGCACCGTTGATCGTGGTCCGCCCCATCGTCACCTGGCTGACCGATCTGGGCAACCACGCCGGACTCATCCACAACAGCGACCCGCTGAACCAAACCCGCGGCTGGACCTCCCACGCGCTGACCCGGCATCTGCTCGGCGGGCACAACGACGACATGTTCCACCCGCTGCACCACTGGTTTCCCAACCTCGCCTGGCGCGACCTGCCCGCAGCAGCCGAGATCCTGCGCGCCGAATTCGACCGCTGGCCCGAGGTTCCGTGGTGCAGCGGATTCTTCTTCCGCCGCCGCGCCACCCCGGAAGTCCCCAGCGTCCTCGACGACATCGTCGAGCGCCTGCGCCACCGATCGCGCACCGGCAATGCCCTCCCCTGA
- a CDS encoding tetratricopeptide repeat protein: protein MGRVVVGRIPRRAPHFIVRAQVRELRETLVDSPVAVVVTGMRGTGKTQVAAAYAREAIAAGVGLVGWVNAETSDTLLAGLGEVAARVGVADPGGDSAVSAQRLRDHLSERRESALLVFDNATDPDFVDTLLPTGDMIRVVVTSTDRAFTQLGEIVDAGEGFARPESLRYLAEATGLDDPAGAVLVADDVGDLPLALSAAAATITGRRLEYTRYRQLLAAQPLPSVLPRRKGSDHPLSVDQALLLSIQTTETATDDPELDTAVRWLLGVMGMLAADGVDYTMLPDHDGRLDAALQRCVEGSLLSWSATGQVVVMHRLLARVLRERAHADGTTGEVAADAVTMITPLLFEESQAFQRREEGSRLVDHIEALWEVISQALDLDTEARSPVLAARRWATRQLIKAADTTRSISLAYHSLTDTERLLGVDHPDTLSARNNLAYAYESAGRLVEAISLYEQTLADRERLLGLDHPDTSTSRHNLAGAYESAGRLVEAIGLFERTLADRGRLLGVDHPDTLTSRNNLAGAYESAGRLVEAIGLFERNLADRGRLLGVDHPHTLSARNNLAGAYESAGRLVEAIGLFERNLADRERLLGVDHPHTLSARNNLAYVYGSAGRLAEAIGLFERNLADRERLLGVDHPDTLTSRGNLAITYQSAGRLVEAITLHERNLADRERLLGIGHPDTLSARGNLAYVYGLAGRLAEAIELCEQTMADTERLLGVDHPDTLSARNNLAGAYESAGRLVEAIGLFEWNLADRERLLGIDHPHTFTSRGNLASAYRLAGRLVEAITFHERNLADTQRLFGVDHPDTLSACGNLAITYESAGRLVEAIELFERNLADRERLLGIDHPDTLSARGNLAGAYESAGRLVEAIGLYERNLADRERLLGIDHPDTLTSRHNLAYVYGVAGRLGEAITLHEQNLADTERLLGIDHPDTLTSRHNLAYVYELAGRLVEAIEWYERTLTDYERVLGSDHPAAAVVRGNLTAARQPKEGMLSNDSE from the coding sequence GTGGGGCGTGTGGTGGTGGGCCGGATCCCGAGGCGGGCCCCGCATTTCATCGTCCGGGCCCAAGTGCGGGAGCTGCGGGAGACATTGGTGGATTCGCCGGTGGCGGTGGTGGTGACTGGGATGCGGGGTACGGGTAAGACCCAGGTCGCGGCCGCGTATGCCCGGGAGGCCATCGCTGCGGGGGTGGGTTTGGTGGGGTGGGTCAACGCCGAAACCTCCGATACCCTGCTTGCGGGTTTGGGTGAGGTCGCCGCGCGGGTGGGGGTTGCTGACCCCGGGGGCGACTCCGCGGTGTCGGCGCAGCGATTGCGTGATCACCTGTCCGAGCGACGCGAATCTGCGTTGCTGGTGTTCGACAATGCCACCGACCCTGACTTCGTCGACACCCTATTGCCGACCGGTGACATGATTCGGGTGGTGGTGACCAGCACCGACCGCGCCTTCACGCAGCTCGGTGAGATCGTCGACGCCGGTGAGGGATTCGCCCGACCAGAGTCGCTGCGCTACCTCGCCGAAGCGACCGGTTTGGACGATCCGGCAGGTGCTGTTCTGGTCGCCGATGATGTGGGTGATCTGCCGTTGGCGTTGTCGGCCGCCGCGGCCACCATCACCGGGCGCCGTTTGGAATACACCCGTTATCGGCAACTGCTGGCCGCCCAGCCGCTGCCCTCGGTGTTGCCGCGCCGCAAGGGAAGCGACCATCCGTTGTCGGTGGATCAGGCGTTGTTGTTGTCGATCCAAACCACCGAAACCGCCACAGACGACCCGGAACTTGATACGGCGGTGCGCTGGTTGTTGGGGGTGATGGGGATGTTGGCCGCCGATGGTGTCGACTACACGATGCTGCCCGACCATGATGGCCGGTTGGATGCCGCGTTGCAGCGGTGTGTTGAGGGGTCGTTGTTGTCGTGGTCGGCCACCGGGCAGGTGGTGGTCATGCACCGCCTGCTCGCCCGGGTTCTGCGGGAACGCGCCCACGCTGATGGCACCACCGGTGAGGTCGCCGCTGACGCGGTCACCATGATTACACCGTTGCTGTTCGAAGAGTCTCAGGCGTTTCAGCGTCGGGAGGAGGGCTCACGCCTGGTCGACCACATCGAAGCCTTGTGGGAGGTGATCAGCCAGGCACTCGACCTCGATACCGAAGCCCGCTCCCCGGTACTGGCCGCGCGGCGGTGGGCTACCCGGCAACTGATCAAAGCAGCCGACACCACTCGATCCATCAGCCTGGCCTACCACAGCCTCACTGATACTGAGCGGTTGCTGGGTGTCGATCACCCCGACACCCTGTCCGCCCGCAACAACCTCGCCTACGCCTATGAGTCGGCGGGACGGTTGGTAGAGGCGATCAGCCTGTACGAGCAGACCCTCGCCGATCGCGAGCGGCTATTGGGTCTCGATCACCCCGACACCTCGACCTCCCGCCACAATCTCGCCGGTGCCTATGAGTCGGCGGGACGACTAGTCGAGGCGATCGGCCTGTTCGAGCGGACCCTCGCTGATCGCGGGCGGCTGTTGGGTGTCGATCACCCCGACACCTTGACCTCCCGCAACAACCTTGCCGGTGCCTATGAGTCGGCCGGGCGGTTGGTCGAGGCGATCGGCCTGTTCGAGCGGAATCTCGCTGATCGCGGGCGGCTGTTGGGTGTCGATCACCCCCACACTCTGTCCGCTCGCAACAACCTTGCTGGTGCCTATGAGTCGGCGGGGCGGTTGGTCGAGGCGATCGGCCTGTTCGAGCGGAATCTCGCTGATCGCGAGCGCTTGCTGGGTGTCGATCACCCCCACACCCTGTCCGCCCGTAACAACCTCGCCTACGTCTACGGGTCGGCGGGACGGTTGGCCGAGGCGATCGGCCTGTTCGAGCGGAATCTCGCTGATCGCGAGCGTTTGCTGGGTGTCGATCACCCCGACACCTTGACCTCCCGCGGCAACCTCGCTATCACCTACCAGTCGGCGGGGCGGCTAGTCGAGGCGATCACATTGCACGAGCGGAATCTCGCCGATCGCGAGCGGTTACTGGGTATCGGTCACCCCGACACCCTGTCCGCCCGCGGCAACCTCGCCTACGTCTACGGGTTGGCTGGACGGTTGGCCGAGGCGATCGAGCTGTGCGAGCAGACCATGGCCGATACCGAGCGGCTGTTGGGTGTCGATCACCCCGACACCCTGTCCGCTCGCAACAACCTTGCCGGTGCCTATGAGTCGGCGGGGCGGTTGGTCGAGGCGATCGGCCTGTTCGAGTGGAATCTCGCTGATCGCGAGCGGTTGCTGGGTATTGATCACCCCCACACCTTCACCTCTCGCGGCAACCTCGCCAGCGCCTACCGGTTGGCGGGGCGGCTAGTTGAGGCGATCACATTCCACGAGCGGAACCTCGCCGATACCCAGCGGCTGTTTGGTGTCGATCACCCAGACACCCTGTCCGCCTGCGGCAACCTCGCTATCACCTACGAGTCGGCGGGGCGGTTGGTCGAGGCGATCGAGCTGTTCGAGCGGAACCTCGCTGATCGCGAGCGGCTGTTGGGTATTGATCACCCCGACACCCTGTCCGCTCGCGGCAACCTCGCTGGCGCCTATGAGTCGGCGGGGCGGTTGGTCGAGGCGATCGGTCTGTACGAGCGGAACCTCGCTGATCGCGAGCGGCTGTTGGGTATTGATCACCCCGACACCTTGACCTCCCGCCACAACCTCGCCTACGTCTACGGGGTGGCGGGGCGGCTGGGCGAGGCGATCACACTGCACGAGCAGAACCTCGCCGATACCGAGCGGCTGTTGGGTATTGATCACCCCGACACCTTGACCTCCCGCCACAACCTCGCCTACGTCTACGAGTTGGCTGGACGGTTGGTCGAGGCGATCGAGTGGTACGAGCGGACCCTCACTGACTACGAGCGGGTGCTGGGGTCGGACCATCCAGCCGCCGCGGTTGTCCGCGGCAATTTGACTGCGGCACGGCAACCGAAGGAAGGCATGCTGTCGAACGACAGCGAGTAG
- a CDS encoding NUDIX hydrolase: MKVDEIVDLVDSSGTVKYPGISRAEVRERKEELIAQGLYQPIVIVVVLDDDGRVVAHVRGKSKGIDGQGEIDHVCGVISAGETWMQAAHREAAEEIGVELVDLTLVTAGVNCYQRHRTLAVARYSGQPTVVNESEVSRVFLASSDELATLVDDGTSFVAGYFDDLTLALERMIPV, translated from the coding sequence ATGAAGGTCGACGAAATAGTCGATTTGGTCGATAGCTCAGGCACTGTCAAGTACCCGGGGATTTCTCGCGCGGAGGTGCGCGAGCGTAAAGAAGAGTTGATCGCGCAAGGCTTGTATCAACCCATCGTGATTGTGGTGGTACTCGATGACGACGGTCGCGTCGTCGCCCACGTGCGCGGCAAGTCGAAAGGCATTGACGGGCAGGGGGAAATCGACCATGTCTGCGGCGTCATCTCCGCGGGCGAGACGTGGATGCAGGCAGCGCACCGCGAAGCGGCCGAGGAAATCGGGGTGGAACTGGTCGACCTGACGCTCGTGACCGCGGGAGTGAACTGCTATCAGCGCCATCGCACCCTCGCGGTGGCGAGGTACAGCGGGCAGCCCACGGTCGTCAACGAATCGGAGGTCTCCCGCGTCTTCCTCGCATCATCAGACGAGCTCGCCACGTTGGTCGATGACGGGACATCCTTTGTCGCAGGCTATTTCGACGATCTAACACTGGCCCTGGAGCGTATGATTCCGGTGTGA
- a CDS encoding universal stress protein, which translates to MSDHESRFPASQRPNSWLPRRVDGPPGAVSPRCHMVVGCQRHPVSRAALNYAIDLAPRLNAFVHVVHVVDIVDTPINPDSADWEQRVAETLDIGRRDACAQLAALSGNWAYYTLTGDPAHELARIADNHDATMIVLGAARSGAAAVLGRLLGRSVAARLIRRAHRPVLVVPAPLENP; encoded by the coding sequence ATGAGCGACCACGAGTCCCGCTTCCCCGCGTCACAGAGACCGAATTCGTGGTTGCCGCGACGGGTCGATGGCCCGCCGGGGGCCGTCAGCCCCCGCTGTCATATGGTCGTCGGCTGCCAACGCCACCCTGTCAGCCGCGCAGCGCTGAACTATGCGATCGATCTCGCGCCGCGGTTGAACGCGTTCGTGCACGTCGTGCACGTCGTCGACATCGTGGACACCCCTATCAATCCCGATTCCGCCGATTGGGAACAGCGCGTGGCCGAGACCCTGGACATCGGACGCCGCGACGCCTGCGCTCAGCTTGCGGCCTTGTCGGGCAACTGGGCCTACTACACCCTCACCGGCGACCCCGCACACGAGCTTGCCCGAATCGCCGACAACCATGATGCGACGATGATCGTGCTGGGTGCTGCCCGAAGCGGTGCGGCGGCCGTACTGGGCCGACTGCTCGGTCGATCGGTCGCGGCCAGGCTGATCCGCCGCGCCCACCGCCCCGTCCTAGTCGTCCCCGCACCCCTCGAAAACCCATGA
- a CDS encoding cytochrome P450: MTEASTIEVGADSGTLPHPPFRLPLLGDVLTTDFAKPCQRLAEQARELGPVFGQKLFGYPAVIVTGTRAVDEVNDESVWEKHVGHALMKLRPLADDGLFTAFSREPNWEKAHNVLMPAFTKAAMANYHATITATVRELTDAWSAQATNTWIDVPEHSNALTFEIIARAGFSHSFRSMAEQRSDPFVEAMVRELTYANRRTDVLPVFERIFRRGRARQHQEDLTHAHSVVDSIIAARRTQPGTEHHDILDLMLSSADPASGESLDPTNIRNQILTFLVAGSETSANTIAFALHYLSIHPEIADGVRAELDERWPTRDFPDFRFEDVAKLRGLRRVVDETLRLWPTGPGYFRRARQDTTLCDGRYRFRQKDWVLVLLLAAHRDPAWGPDADEFNPDRFLPDNIRNLPPHIFKPFGTGPRACIGRQFAQHEITVALAAILHQFDLEPDPHYRLDVRETLTLKPTGLRLRPHPRTSHRM, encoded by the coding sequence ATGACCGAGGCGTCGACGATCGAGGTAGGGGCCGACTCCGGCACGCTTCCGCATCCACCTTTTCGGCTGCCGTTGCTCGGTGATGTGCTGACTACCGATTTCGCCAAACCTTGCCAGCGGTTGGCCGAGCAGGCGCGTGAACTCGGTCCGGTATTCGGACAGAAGCTCTTCGGTTATCCGGCTGTCATCGTGACCGGCACTCGGGCGGTCGATGAGGTGAACGACGAGTCGGTATGGGAGAAACATGTCGGGCACGCGCTGATGAAGCTTCGGCCGCTCGCAGACGACGGGCTGTTCACCGCATTCAGCCGGGAACCGAACTGGGAGAAGGCGCACAACGTCCTGATGCCCGCCTTCACCAAGGCTGCGATGGCCAACTACCACGCAACGATCACCGCCACGGTGCGCGAGTTGACCGATGCTTGGTCGGCGCAAGCCACGAACACTTGGATCGACGTCCCCGAGCACTCGAATGCGTTGACCTTCGAGATCATCGCGCGGGCCGGGTTCTCGCATTCGTTCCGTTCGATGGCCGAGCAGCGTTCGGATCCGTTCGTGGAGGCGATGGTTCGTGAGCTCACCTACGCCAACCGGCGCACCGACGTCTTACCCGTATTCGAGCGGATCTTCCGCCGCGGCCGAGCCCGTCAGCACCAGGAGGACCTGACGCATGCACACAGCGTCGTCGACAGCATCATCGCCGCTCGCCGAACCCAGCCCGGCACAGAGCATCACGACATCCTCGACCTCATGCTCAGCAGTGCCGATCCCGCATCCGGAGAATCGCTGGACCCCACCAACATTCGCAACCAGATCCTGACCTTCCTCGTCGCGGGCAGCGAGACATCGGCGAACACCATCGCCTTCGCTCTGCACTATCTGTCCATTCACCCCGAGATCGCCGACGGTGTCCGGGCCGAGCTCGACGAGCGTTGGCCGACACGAGATTTCCCTGATTTCCGCTTCGAGGATGTGGCCAAACTACGGGGCTTGCGACGGGTGGTCGATGAGACACTGCGGCTGTGGCCGACCGGACCGGGCTACTTTCGGCGCGCACGACAGGACACGACTCTCTGCGACGGCAGATACCGCTTCCGGCAGAAGGATTGGGTGCTGGTCCTGCTCCTGGCCGCGCACCGTGACCCGGCTTGGGGTCCCGACGCCGACGAGTTCAACCCGGACCGGTTCCTTCCCGACAACATCCGGAATCTGCCACCGCACATTTTCAAACCGTTCGGCACGGGTCCACGCGCCTGCATTGGCCGGCAGTTCGCCCAGCATGAGATCACCGTCGCGTTGGCCGCGATCCTGCATCAGTTCGACCTCGAACCCGACCCGCACTACCGGCTCGACGTCCGCGAAACCCTCACCCTCAAACCCACGGGCCTACGACTGCGGCCTCACCCGCGAACCAGCCACAGGATGTGA